Part of the Planctomycetota bacterium genome is shown below.
CCCTGGTTCTGAAGAAGGAGACACTGGGCAAACTGCTGATGGTGCTTGTGGCCTTCTCGACAGGCGCACTCCTCGGCGGTGCATTCCTCCACCTCATGCCCGAGGCCATTGAGGCCATGGAACCCTCTGCCGCGTTCGGATACCTGCTGGTTGGCTTCA
Proteins encoded:
- a CDS encoding ZIP family metal transporter translates to MSVLLWIIAATMIDGLISLVGAATLVLKKETLGKLLMVLVAFSTGALLGGAFLHLMPEAIEAMEPSAAFGYLLVGF